The following proteins come from a genomic window of Methanoculleus caldifontis:
- a CDS encoding FAD-dependent oxidoreductase: MVYGPGEGYSLPGRHGSFWMETTAGVPHPPLSGNIETDVAVVGGGIAGITTAFLLKQAGYAVALIEAGRLSAGVTGHTTAKLTALHRLIYADLIDQFGSDLAQQYADANQTAVEQVASLIREYEIPCDFIRRPAYTYAESPDSRESVAAEADAARSLGLPAAFVEEVPLPGRTYGAVRFTDQAQFHPVKYLLSLASLIPGDGSRIYENTRAVEVRDEKGALCEVRTENGTVTARSVVLATHYPFYDSPGFYYARMEPSYSYVLGVRLDEPFPDGMFINAESPAHSWRSQPAGDGELVLVGGMEHRTGEDVDTREHYRALERYARTIYPLRSVDYRWSTEDYITNDGVPYIGPLADGHENVYIATGFRKWGMTNGTVAGLIITDMIRGRENPWSEVYAPGRFKPVASARRFLVHNIEVAEKFIGGAISRPSGEIRDVRPGEGRIMMVEGEKTGVYRDREGRVRAVNPTCTHMGCIAAWNSAEETWDCPCHGSRYDASGKVIHGPAVKDLAPRGAREE, from the coding sequence ATGGTTTACGGGCCGGGTGAAGGATACAGCCTGCCGGGCAGGCACGGGTCGTTCTGGATGGAGACAACCGCGGGAGTACCGCATCCCCCGCTATCGGGAAACATTGAGACCGACGTGGCGGTCGTGGGCGGGGGCATCGCCGGGATCACCACCGCGTTCCTGCTCAAACAGGCCGGCTACGCGGTCGCCCTGATCGAGGCGGGCAGACTCAGCGCCGGCGTGACCGGTCACACGACGGCAAAACTCACCGCGCTCCACCGGCTCATCTACGCGGACCTCATCGACCAGTTCGGGAGCGATCTCGCGCAGCAGTACGCCGACGCGAATCAGACCGCAGTCGAGCAGGTCGCGTCCCTCATCCGGGAGTACGAGATCCCGTGCGACTTCATCCGGAGACCCGCCTACACCTACGCGGAGTCGCCGGACTCGCGGGAGTCGGTCGCGGCCGAGGCGGACGCGGCACGGAGCCTCGGCCTTCCGGCAGCCTTCGTCGAGGAGGTCCCGCTGCCCGGGCGAACCTACGGGGCGGTGCGGTTCACCGACCAGGCGCAGTTCCACCCGGTGAAGTACCTCCTCTCCCTCGCCTCCCTCATTCCCGGCGACGGGAGCCGGATCTACGAGAATACCCGGGCCGTCGAGGTCCGGGACGAGAAAGGCGCCCTCTGCGAGGTCAGGACGGAGAACGGGACCGTCACGGCCCGATCCGTCGTCCTCGCGACACACTACCCCTTCTACGACAGTCCCGGGTTCTACTACGCGCGGATGGAGCCGTCCTACTCCTACGTCCTCGGCGTCCGGCTCGACGAACCGTTCCCGGACGGGATGTTCATCAACGCCGAGAGCCCCGCCCACTCCTGGCGGTCGCAGCCCGCCGGAGACGGGGAACTGGTGCTCGTCGGCGGGATGGAGCACCGGACCGGGGAGGACGTGGACACGCGGGAGCACTACCGCGCCCTCGAACGCTACGCCCGGACAATCTACCCGCTCCGGTCCGTCGACTACCGCTGGTCGACAGAGGACTACATCACCAACGACGGCGTTCCCTACATCGGCCCGCTCGCCGACGGCCACGAGAACGTCTACATCGCGACCGGCTTCCGCAAATGGGGGATGACCAACGGCACCGTGGCCGGGCTGATCATCACCGACATGATCCGGGGCCGCGAGAACCCGTGGAGCGAGGTCTACGCCCCCGGCCGGTTCAAACCGGTGGCATCGGCCCGGAGGTTCCTCGTCCATAACATCGAGGTGGCCGAGAAGTTCATCGGCGGGGCAATCTCCAGGCCGTCGGGGGAGATACGGGACGTCCGGCCCGGAGAAGGGAGGATCATGATGGTCGAAGGCGAGAAGACCGGGGTCTACCGGGACCGCGAGGGGCGGGTCCGCGCGGTCAACCCCACCTGCACGCACATGGGGTGTATCGCCGCGTGGAACAGCGCCGAAGAGACCTGGGACTGCCCCTGTCACGGTTCGCGCTACGACGCTTCGGGGAAGGTGATCCACGGGCCGGCAGTGAAGGATCTTGCGCCGCGGGGGGCGAGGGAGGAGTGA
- a CDS encoding 4Fe-4S dicluster domain-containing protein — protein sequence MRSIVYYVREFLRPEWLRKFVSVKTAPLKTPSYSKGYPSLTGRECTACFSCMMICPAPGAIAVLQRKEGWEPEIYPGHCIRCGLCVEACPEDVLTSGRILDVTRRDNTAFASSYHLEVDDSLCMRCGNCCVSCPVNRQIDPQLAGSGTSASDEVIMRVEGGRVRILHPEKCTGCKTCETHCPNRAIRVARLVEGVQGGEAEA from the coding sequence ATGCGATCGATCGTCTACTACGTGCGGGAGTTCCTCCGGCCCGAATGGCTCCGGAAGTTCGTCTCGGTAAAGACCGCACCGCTAAAGACCCCTTCCTACTCCAAGGGCTACCCGTCCCTGACCGGCCGGGAGTGTACGGCATGCTTCTCCTGCATGATGATCTGCCCCGCACCCGGCGCCATCGCGGTCCTCCAGCGAAAGGAAGGCTGGGAACCGGAGATCTACCCCGGCCACTGTATCCGGTGCGGCCTCTGCGTCGAGGCATGCCCCGAGGATGTCCTTACGAGCGGGCGGATCCTCGACGTCACCCGGCGCGACAATACGGCGTTCGCCTCGTCGTATCACCTCGAAGTCGACGACAGCCTCTGTATGCGCTGCGGGAACTGCTGCGTCTCCTGCCCGGTCAACCGGCAGATTGACCCCCAGCTTGCGGGGAGCGGGACGTCGGCGAGCGACGAGGTGATCATGCGGGTCGAGGGCGGCCGGGTGCGGATCCTTCATCCGGAGAAGTGTACGGGGTGCAAGACCTGCGAGACCCACTGCCCGAACCGGGCGATCCGGGTCGCCCGGCTGGTGGAAGGGGTGCAGGGCGGGGAGGCGGAGGCATGA
- a CDS encoding DUF1922 domain-containing protein: MYLVIRCPGCKTFTYVDRYQRWRLCPMCGEAINIEKSPVYLDADDFLDAEQVVEQLESYLHQTGKRDLSEQDVRQLRAQYAQWVKNRA; this comes from the coding sequence ATGTATCTCGTCATCCGCTGTCCGGGCTGCAAGACCTTCACCTACGTGGACCGCTATCAGCGCTGGAGGCTCTGCCCGATGTGCGGGGAGGCGATCAACATCGAGAAGTCCCCGGTCTACCTGGACGCCGATGACTTCCTGGACGCAGAACAGGTGGTGGAGCAGCTCGAGTCGTACCTGCACCAGACCGGAAAGCGTGACCTCTCCGAGCAGGACGTCCGCCAATTACGCGCCCAGTACGCCCAATGGGTGAAGAACCGGGCCTGA
- a CDS encoding preprotein translocase subunit Sec61beta, translated as MAKKSGGRLVSSAGLVNYYDSEDHRAIHISPMTVIIATIVTGAAVFILNALL; from the coding sequence ATGGCGAAAAAATCCGGCGGGAGACTGGTATCCTCTGCCGGCCTGGTCAACTATTATGACAGCGAGGATCACCGGGCCATTCATATCAGCCCGATGACCGTGATCATCGCGACCATCGTGACCGGGGCGGCAGTCTTTATCCTCAATGCTCTCCTCTAA
- a CDS encoding formylmethanofuran dehydrogenase subunit A, giving the protein MSELLVKNARVIDPLRGINAEVMDIAIRDGKIVEEVSGAAEVIDARGMLTMPGGVDSHTHICGTKVNFGRYMSPEDMRAGRTPRRGPMHATSGYSVPTTYANSYRYSVMGYTTLLEGAMAPLEARHTHEEFTYTPLQDTMANTLFDGNWGIMEAIRDGDTKRVAAIIGWTLRAVKGFGVKLTNPGGTEAWQWGQNVSCIRDPVPYFEVTPAEIIRSVVEANELLGLPHSVHLHCNNLGTPGNYTCTLGSFGLIPDLNKKRQTLYATHVQFHAYGGSGWKDFCSKSEPIANFVNMRPQIVMDMGQVMFGRTTTMTADGPMEFNLYRLHHDKWSNHDVELETGSGIIPVVYRRKNLVNSIMWAIGLELALLTKSPWQCLLTTDNPNGAPFVKYPEIAALLMSKRYRDAEFATVHPDTESRVPLPAIDRELDWYEIAVMTRAGAAKALGIQDLGKGHLAPGADADVAIYPILIDEVDPSVDYRKVIEALSQTEYTIKRGRVVARRGECVVDGSNATFWVKPKISDAYDMGKDPDFIEKFDRYYTVRMRNYPVQEEYLNRNRCIETEAGI; this is encoded by the coding sequence ATGAGCGAACTCCTGGTGAAGAACGCCCGCGTGATCGACCCCCTGCGGGGCATCAACGCCGAGGTGATGGATATCGCCATCCGTGACGGGAAGATCGTCGAGGAGGTGAGCGGTGCGGCGGAGGTGATCGACGCCCGCGGCATGCTCACGATGCCGGGCGGGGTCGACTCACACACCCATATCTGCGGGACGAAGGTGAACTTCGGGCGGTACATGAGCCCGGAGGATATGCGGGCGGGCAGAACGCCCCGGCGCGGGCCGATGCACGCCACCTCCGGCTACAGCGTCCCGACGACCTACGCGAACAGTTACCGCTACAGCGTGATGGGCTACACCACCCTGCTCGAGGGCGCGATGGCGCCGCTCGAGGCCCGCCACACTCACGAGGAGTTCACCTACACGCCGCTCCAGGACACGATGGCGAACACCCTCTTCGACGGGAACTGGGGGATCATGGAGGCGATCCGTGACGGCGATACGAAGCGGGTCGCCGCCATCATCGGCTGGACGCTCCGGGCGGTGAAGGGGTTCGGCGTCAAGCTCACGAACCCCGGCGGCACCGAGGCCTGGCAGTGGGGACAGAACGTCTCCTGCATCAGGGACCCGGTCCCCTACTTCGAGGTGACGCCGGCCGAGATCATCCGGTCGGTCGTCGAGGCGAACGAGCTCCTCGGCCTCCCGCACTCGGTCCACCTCCACTGCAACAACCTGGGGACGCCGGGGAACTACACCTGCACGCTCGGTTCCTTCGGCCTCATTCCCGACCTGAACAAGAAGCGCCAGACGCTGTATGCCACCCACGTCCAATTCCACGCCTACGGCGGGTCGGGATGGAAGGACTTCTGCTCGAAGAGCGAGCCGATAGCAAATTTCGTCAACATGCGGCCGCAGATCGTCATGGATATGGGGCAGGTGATGTTCGGCCGGACGACCACGATGACCGCCGACGGCCCGATGGAGTTCAACCTCTACCGCCTCCACCACGACAAGTGGAGCAACCACGACGTGGAGCTCGAGACCGGTTCGGGGATCATCCCGGTCGTCTACCGGCGCAAGAACCTGGTCAACTCGATCATGTGGGCGATCGGCCTTGAGCTCGCCCTCCTGACGAAGAGCCCCTGGCAGTGCCTGCTCACGACGGATAACCCGAACGGCGCGCCGTTCGTCAAATACCCGGAGATCGCTGCTCTCCTGATGAGCAAGCGCTACCGCGACGCCGAGTTCGCCACGGTTCACCCCGATACCGAATCCCGGGTCCCCCTCCCGGCGATCGACCGGGAGCTGGACTGGTACGAGATCGCGGTGATGACCCGGGCCGGCGCGGCGAAGGCGCTCGGGATCCAGGACCTCGGCAAAGGCCATCTCGCCCCGGGAGCGGATGCGGATGTCGCGATCTACCCGATCCTGATCGACGAGGTCGACCCGTCGGTCGACTATCGGAAGGTGATCGAGGCGCTCAGCCAGACCGAGTACACGATCAAGCGGGGCAGGGTCGTCGCCCGGAGAGGAGAGTGCGTGGTCGACGGGAGCAACGCGACGTTCTGGGTGAAGCCGAAGATCTCCGACGCCTACGATATGGGCAAAGATCCCGACTTCATCGAGAAGTTCGACCGCTACTACACGGTCCGGATGAGAAACTACCCGGTCCAGGAGGAGTACCTGAACCGGAACCGGTGCATCGAGACGGAGGCGGGGATATGA
- a CDS encoding molybdopterin dinucleotide binding domain-containing protein codes for MSFLMITGRTVNQGVTVENKTSAAYARETSTCFMHEFDMMELGLADNDPVRVTGACGEVVMRAVASEEVGMGTVFVPYGPYANHIIAAGTHSTGMPDFKSHEVEIEPTDEEPKTVHGLMEDLGGLAYDH; via the coding sequence ATGAGTTTCCTCATGATCACCGGGCGGACGGTGAACCAGGGCGTGACGGTCGAGAACAAGACCTCCGCCGCCTACGCCAGGGAGACCTCCACCTGCTTCATGCACGAGTTCGATATGATGGAACTCGGCCTCGCCGACAACGACCCTGTCCGGGTGACCGGGGCCTGCGGGGAGGTCGTCATGCGGGCGGTCGCGTCGGAGGAGGTGGGGATGGGGACCGTTTTCGTCCCCTACGGTCCCTACGCGAACCACATCATCGCCGCCGGGACCCACTCCACCGGGATGCCGGACTTCAAGTCCCACGAGGTGGAGATCGAACCGACAGACGAAGAACCAAAGACCGTTCACGGACTGATGGAAGACCTGGGAGGGCTTGCCTATGATCATTAA
- a CDS encoding glycosyltransferase, which translates to MSEIHVIGDYERYAGKEGIRRIEAKARPLRDLHVMHMNSTYYGGGVSQILSSLTLLMNSLGIQTGWRVVHGPPDFFSVTKKFHNALQGAEINLSGRKKELYEHVIHENAVRNHLDHDLVFVHDPQPLPLITHYRKKSPWVWRCHVDLTAPNHEVWNYLLPFIERYDAVVLSSRDYRQNLRTPQVFFTPGIDPFSIVNRELSEAAIDERLAHYGIPTDLPLVVQVSRFDHWKDPEGVIRAFQKARKEEECTLVLVGNVATDDPEGAEVYRSLLAHKNERIIVLSVQDGALVNALQRRAAVVLQKSIREGFGLTVAEAMWKGAAVIGGNVGGIRYQIEDGVNGFLVSSVDEAAERIVRLLADPDLAERMGRAAREKVRECFLFTRTLEQYLDLIGAFEPEYRLRREIEPSCR; encoded by the coding sequence ATGAGCGAGATCCACGTAATCGGGGACTACGAGCGTTACGCCGGAAAAGAGGGCATACGCCGCATCGAGGCGAAAGCCCGGCCGCTCCGCGACCTCCACGTCATGCACATGAACTCCACCTACTACGGCGGCGGGGTCTCGCAGATCCTTTCGTCCCTGACGCTCCTGATGAACAGTCTCGGCATCCAGACCGGGTGGCGCGTCGTGCATGGGCCGCCGGACTTCTTCAGCGTGACCAAGAAGTTCCACAACGCCCTCCAGGGTGCGGAGATCAACCTCTCCGGCCGGAAGAAGGAACTCTACGAGCACGTCATCCACGAGAACGCCGTGCGGAACCATCTCGACCACGATCTGGTCTTCGTCCACGACCCGCAGCCGCTCCCGCTGATCACCCATTACCGGAAGAAGAGCCCCTGGGTCTGGCGCTGCCACGTCGACCTCACCGCGCCGAACCACGAGGTCTGGAACTACCTCCTCCCGTTCATCGAGCGGTACGACGCCGTCGTCCTCTCGAGCAGGGACTACCGGCAGAACCTCAGGACACCGCAGGTCTTCTTCACGCCCGGCATCGATCCCTTCTCCATCGTGAACCGGGAGCTCTCTGAAGCCGCCATCGACGAGCGCCTCGCGCACTACGGCATTCCGACCGACCTCCCCCTGGTCGTGCAGGTCTCCCGGTTCGACCACTGGAAGGATCCAGAAGGGGTTATCCGGGCATTCCAGAAGGCGCGAAAGGAGGAGGAGTGTACCCTGGTCCTCGTCGGGAACGTGGCGACCGACGACCCGGAGGGCGCGGAGGTCTACCGGTCGCTCCTTGCCCACAAAAACGAGCGGATCATCGTGCTGAGCGTTCAGGACGGGGCGCTCGTGAACGCTCTCCAGCGGCGGGCGGCGGTCGTCCTGCAGAAGTCGATCCGGGAGGGGTTCGGGCTGACGGTGGCGGAAGCGATGTGGAAAGGTGCTGCGGTGATCGGCGGGAACGTCGGGGGTATCCGCTACCAGATCGAGGACGGGGTGAACGGGTTCCTGGTCTCCTCCGTCGACGAGGCGGCGGAACGGATCGTCCGGCTGCTCGCCGACCCCGACCTCGCGGAGCGGATGGGACGTGCGGCGCGGGAGAAGGTGCGGGAATGCTTCCTCTTCACCCGGACCCTCGAGCAGTACCTCGATCTCATCGGCGCGTTCGAACCGGAGTACCGGCTGAGGCGGGAGATCGAGCCGTCCTGCCGGTGA
- a CDS encoding formylmethanofuran dehydrogenase subunit B — MIIKDAVCPFCGCLCDDIEVEVEGNRVVAVTNACELGKTKFMGEQRLKNPILRDGDRWKETTYDEAIQYTVDMLLSAERPLLYGWSGTHGEAQCVGVHMAELIRGVADNTSSVCHGPSILAIQEVGHPGCTLGVVKNRADLVIYWGSNPIDAHPRHLSRYTRYAEGFFLENAFRDRKVIVIDVRKTETANIADEFVQIKPGGDYAVISALRAIVQGKTGTIPRTVAGVTREQLIRVANLCKSAKFGAVYFGLGLTMTQGKYKNIRNAIELVGELNRHTKFTISAMRGHYNVYGSNEVNTWMTGYPFGIDFSRGIAFYNPGETTAVDILARKECDAALVVGSDPAAHFPRKCIEHLADIPVVQLDPYPNATTAFCNVQIPVAVTGIDAEGTAYRMDGVPIRTRQVLSSDYPSDREVLSKMYTMMREALGR, encoded by the coding sequence ATGATCATTAAGGACGCGGTCTGCCCGTTCTGCGGGTGCCTCTGCGACGATATCGAGGTGGAGGTCGAAGGGAACAGGGTGGTCGCGGTCACGAACGCCTGCGAGCTCGGTAAGACGAAGTTCATGGGCGAGCAGAGGCTGAAGAACCCGATCCTGCGCGACGGGGACCGGTGGAAAGAGACCACGTATGACGAGGCGATCCAGTATACCGTCGATATGCTTCTTTCCGCCGAGCGCCCGCTCCTGTACGGGTGGAGCGGCACTCACGGGGAGGCCCAGTGCGTGGGGGTGCACATGGCCGAACTCATCCGGGGGGTCGCCGACAACACCTCCTCGGTCTGCCACGGCCCGTCGATCCTGGCCATTCAGGAGGTAGGGCACCCGGGCTGCACGCTTGGGGTGGTGAAGAACCGGGCGGACCTCGTGATCTACTGGGGGTCGAACCCGATCGACGCCCACCCCCGGCACCTCTCGCGGTATACGCGGTATGCCGAGGGTTTCTTCCTTGAGAACGCCTTCCGCGACCGGAAGGTGATCGTCATCGACGTCAGGAAGACCGAGACCGCGAACATCGCCGACGAGTTCGTCCAGATCAAGCCCGGCGGGGACTACGCGGTCATCTCGGCGCTCCGGGCGATCGTCCAGGGGAAGACCGGGACGATCCCCCGGACGGTCGCGGGCGTTACCCGCGAGCAGCTTATCCGGGTGGCGAACCTCTGCAAGAGCGCAAAGTTCGGGGCGGTCTACTTCGGGCTCGGCCTCACGATGACGCAGGGGAAGTACAAGAACATCAGGAACGCCATCGAGCTCGTCGGGGAGTTGAACCGGCACACGAAGTTCACGATCTCGGCGATGCGGGGCCACTACAACGTCTATGGGTCCAACGAAGTGAACACCTGGATGACCGGTTACCCGTTCGGGATCGACTTCTCGCGGGGGATCGCCTTCTATAACCCGGGCGAGACGACGGCGGTGGATATCCTGGCCCGGAAAGAGTGCGACGCGGCCCTGGTCGTCGGAAGCGACCCGGCCGCCCACTTCCCGCGGAAGTGTATCGAGCACCTCGCGGATATCCCGGTCGTCCAGCTCGACCCCTACCCGAACGCCACGACCGCGTTCTGCAACGTCCAGATCCCGGTGGCGGTGACCGGGATCGACGCGGAGGGGACGGCTTACCGGATGGACGGGGTACCGATCCGGACCCGGCAGGTCCTCTCCTCCGACTACCCCTCTGACCGGGAGGTTCTCTCAAAGATGTATACAATGATGCGGGAGGCGCTGGGGCGATGA
- a CDS encoding amidohydrolase family protein, translated as MQDGSYAVTGRALLGEDLREEHVTIVVSGGVITSIEPCSGSSDRWIVPAFFNAHTHLGDTVAMDLPVRGSLAELVKPPNGLKHRILAATPRTELVRGMRASIAAMVATGTAGFADFREGGPDGVAALREAAAGLDCRPVILGRQGGERVSDGAGISSVHDVAGAEETVREARGAGKLVAFHAGEKNPDDIDEALEFEPDLLVHCTHATETQLCRIVDMEIPIVVCPRSNWLLGVAASPAHPPITRILELGGRFFLGTDNAMFVQPDLLQEMAFTAAVYRAPPVEILRAAISGAALAGRSGFIEEGQEAHLLAIDPRKSNLSFSNDIRATIVKRLDSSGVSRNILTLQ; from the coding sequence ATGCAGGATGGATCGTACGCCGTCACCGGCCGGGCACTCCTCGGCGAGGATCTCAGGGAAGAGCACGTGACCATCGTGGTCTCCGGAGGCGTTATCACCTCGATAGAGCCCTGCTCCGGCAGCTCAGACCGGTGGATCGTGCCGGCGTTCTTCAACGCCCACACCCACCTCGGCGATACCGTCGCGATGGACCTCCCTGTCCGGGGCAGCCTCGCCGAGCTCGTGAAACCCCCGAACGGCCTAAAACACAGGATCCTCGCGGCAACCCCCCGCACCGAACTGGTCCGGGGGATGCGCGCAAGCATCGCCGCGATGGTCGCGACCGGGACGGCGGGGTTTGCCGACTTCAGGGAAGGCGGGCCCGACGGCGTTGCGGCGCTCCGCGAGGCGGCGGCCGGGCTCGACTGCCGGCCGGTCATCCTCGGCCGCCAGGGCGGCGAGCGGGTGAGCGACGGGGCGGGGATCAGCAGCGTCCATGACGTGGCGGGCGCCGAGGAGACCGTCAGGGAGGCGCGGGGTGCGGGGAAGCTCGTCGCTTTCCACGCCGGGGAGAAGAACCCGGACGACATCGACGAGGCGCTTGAGTTCGAGCCGGATCTCCTCGTGCACTGCACCCATGCGACCGAGACGCAACTCTGCCGGATCGTCGATATGGAGATCCCCATTGTCGTCTGCCCGAGATCGAACTGGCTCCTCGGCGTTGCCGCATCGCCTGCCCACCCGCCCATCACGCGCATCCTCGAACTCGGCGGCAGGTTCTTCCTCGGGACGGACAACGCGATGTTTGTACAGCCGGATCTCCTCCAGGAGATGGCCTTTACCGCTGCCGTTTATCGCGCGCCCCCCGTCGAGATCCTGCGTGCCGCGATCAGCGGGGCGGCGCTGGCCGGGAGGAGCGGGTTTATCGAGGAAGGTCAGGAAGCGCATCTTCTGGCCATAGACCCGCGGAAATCCAATCTCTCATTCAGCAACGACATCCGGGCAACCATCGTGAAGCGGCTGGATTCTTCAGGTGTAAGCCGAAATATTTTAACCTTGCAGTAG
- a CDS encoding formylmethanofuran dehydrogenase subunit C has product MKVTLAMKPAAKSFVPIEAESIVPKSFLAGTEYSVWRGNRELRLDEIFTITVEGHAERAEEVEVVLSGDETSRLKRVGEYMDAGKITVLGGIGMHCGNFMSGGTIEIHGNADGWLGREMTGGTIICRGDAADYCASGYRGGRKGMKGGSVEVFGNAGDFLAEHIAGGTVVVHGSAGDMAGVEMHGGTLVVHGDCSRPAANMKEGSCYVYGTAHGMLPTFRKVGTVQHEGRTLTHFTGDLANRGKGNLFVKDYEYLD; this is encoded by the coding sequence ATGAAGGTCACGCTCGCGATGAAACCCGCGGCAAAATCGTTCGTCCCGATCGAGGCGGAGTCGATCGTCCCGAAGAGTTTCCTTGCCGGCACGGAGTACTCGGTCTGGCGGGGAAACCGGGAGCTCCGGCTCGACGAGATCTTCACGATCACCGTGGAGGGCCATGCCGAACGGGCGGAGGAGGTCGAGGTCGTCCTCTCCGGGGATGAGACGTCCCGGTTGAAGAGGGTCGGGGAGTATATGGACGCGGGGAAGATCACCGTCCTCGGCGGTATCGGTATGCACTGCGGCAACTTCATGAGCGGCGGGACGATCGAGATCCACGGCAACGCCGACGGCTGGCTCGGCCGGGAGATGACGGGGGGTACAATCATCTGCCGGGGCGACGCCGCCGACTACTGCGCTTCGGGCTACCGCGGCGGCAGGAAAGGGATGAAGGGCGGCAGCGTCGAGGTCTTCGGGAACGCCGGGGATTTCCTGGCCGAGCATATCGCCGGCGGCACGGTGGTCGTCCACGGCAGTGCCGGGGACATGGCCGGGGTGGAGATGCACGGCGGAACGCTCGTCGTCCACGGGGATTGCAGCCGTCCGGCGGCGAACATGAAGGAGGGCTCCTGCTACGTCTATGGGACCGCGCACGGGATGCTCCCCACGTTCCGGAAAGTCGGGACCGTTCAGCACGAGGGACGCACGCTTACCCATTTTACGGGCGATCTTGCGAACAGAGGGAAAGGAAATCTTTTTGTGAAGGACTACGAATATCTGGATTGA
- a CDS encoding coenzyme F420-0:L-glutamate ligase — MDIQVTGVLGLPLIQQGDDLPAMICDRVTFEDGDILVIASSVYSKARGFTRDLAAITPGADAVRIAAKTKEDPRFVQAVLDSSTDILLEYPFILSELPSGHIGVRAGVDHSNVEDGRIIILPPDPMGAAAEVRSAVRRIAGKDVRVIITDTCGRSFRRGQTGIAIGWAGMTAIDDYRGDTDLFGHVLEITEEAVVDEIAAFANFIMGESHQGVPAVVFRNCRAWKGHDMVYFTPEQDVIRTALKSKKD, encoded by the coding sequence ATGGATATCCAGGTAACCGGTGTTTTGGGTCTCCCCCTGATCCAGCAGGGCGACGACCTGCCCGCCATGATCTGCGACCGGGTCACGTTCGAAGACGGAGACATCCTCGTCATCGCCTCGTCGGTCTACTCGAAGGCCAGAGGCTTCACCCGCGATCTCGCCGCCATCACCCCCGGCGCGGACGCCGTGCGGATCGCGGCAAAGACAAAGGAAGACCCCCGTTTCGTCCAGGCAGTGCTGGACTCGTCCACCGATATCCTGCTCGAGTATCCCTTCATCCTCTCGGAACTGCCCTCCGGCCACATCGGCGTGCGGGCGGGCGTCGACCACAGCAACGTCGAAGACGGCCGGATCATCATCCTTCCCCCCGACCCCATGGGAGCCGCCGCCGAGGTCCGGAGCGCGGTCCGCCGGATCGCGGGAAAAGACGTCAGGGTGATCATCACCGACACCTGCGGGCGGTCGTTCCGGCGCGGACAGACCGGCATCGCCATCGGGTGGGCCGGGATGACGGCGATCGACGACTACCGGGGCGACACCGACCTCTTCGGCCACGTCCTTGAGATCACCGAGGAAGCGGTGGTCGACGAGATCGCGGCGTTCGCGAACTTCATCATGGGCGAGAGCCACCAGGGCGTTCCCGCCGTGGTCTTCCGGAACTGCAGGGCCTGGAAAGGGCACGATATGGTCTACTTCACGCCGGAGCAGGACGTCATCAGGACCGCCCTGAAGAGCAAAAAAGATTAG
- a CDS encoding universal stress protein, with protein MFRKILVGIDGSEPANRALETAIREAGVWNAEIHVVYIVESGLFASLPLDNTLEIIYSVLQKEGEDILEGARKKGDAAGIPITTHLRQGHAGSQIVSLAEELGADLILLGSYGKSGVDRLLLGSVTDYVVQNSPITTTVVRS; from the coding sequence ATGTTCCGTAAGATACTTGTAGGTATAGATGGTTCCGAACCCGCAAACCGGGCTCTGGAGACGGCCATCCGTGAGGCGGGCGTCTGGAACGCCGAAATTCATGTCGTTTACATCGTCGAATCCGGGCTTTTCGCGTCCCTTCCCCTGGACAACACGCTCGAGATCATCTACAGCGTCCTGCAGAAAGAGGGCGAGGATATTCTCGAGGGTGCTCGCAAGAAGGGAGATGCCGCGGGGATTCCGATCACCACCCATCTCCGGCAGGGCCACGCGGGATCTCAGATCGTCTCCCTCGCCGAAGAGCTCGGGGCCGACCTCATCCTGCTCGGCTCCTACGGGAAGAGCGGCGTCGATCGCCTCCTGCTCGGGAGCGTGACCGATTACGTCGTGCAGAACAGCCCCATCACGACCACGGTGGTGAGATCATAG